CCAGCGGACCTATGCCGAGCATTTCCCCCTGCCGCTGACCTGCGCGGTGTATCCGAATAAAATCATGGCGGAAAAGGCGGTCCGCCTGCTTTGGAGCCTGATCCAGGGGGAAACGCCGGCGCGCGCGAAAATCATGGTGCCTTCGGAGTTAATGGCCGGGGAAACCTGCGGTGAAAAAAAACAAAAACAACAAAAAAAAGGAAAGGACAGTAAAGGTCATGAATGAAAAACTGATGGCATCCATTCGGGAATTGGCTTTCCAGACCGGGGCCCAGGCCATCGGCGTGTCGCCGGCCGCGCGTTTTGGACACGCCCCCAAGCCTTATCATCCGGGTTCATTTCTGCCGGACGCCAAGAGCGTGATTGTGGTCGGCGTGCACTATCCGGATGCCTGCGTTGAGCATTGCGGCAACCATGACCTGCAGGACATGAATTCGTATGGAATTGT
The window above is part of the Kiritimatiellia bacterium genome. Proteins encoded here:
- a CDS encoding substrate-binding domain-containing protein, coding for FSDEPDLIHVFEGATLDEEQRLAGRVAGELMKRRNPPDSLFLFGEGTISGAYKSLHEMGVGVPGDVGLIGCAQRTYAEHFPLPLTCAVYPNKIMAEKAVRLLWSLIQGETPARAKIMVPSELMAGETCGEKKQKQQKKGKDSKGHE